In a genomic window of Pseudomonas sp. TH06:
- a CDS encoding class I SAM-dependent methyltransferase has protein sequence MEVPNNKNAIESNRQAWNDSARHHQESPDWQALLNDVAQADFSCLDDTLRGLLEQVGVEGKEVIQLGCNNGRESLSLFALGARGVVGVDQSVAFLEQARELNKRSAHNAEFIETDIHHLPASLHNRFDVALITIGVLNWMPDIGEFFRHVASTLKPGGKLVIYETHPFLEMVDPDAADPFRLASSYFRAEPFVQEEPIVYVGKVEQQAAKSYWFVHNLGAIFSGAIAAGLNIAHFKEYPHSNREELYDRYLNQEAQMPMCFTLVATRI, from the coding sequence ATGGAAGTGCCGAACAATAAAAACGCCATCGAGAGCAATCGACAGGCGTGGAACGATTCCGCCCGTCATCATCAGGAGTCGCCTGACTGGCAGGCCTTGTTGAACGACGTTGCGCAGGCAGACTTTTCTTGCCTCGATGACACGTTGCGCGGCTTGCTGGAGCAGGTCGGGGTTGAGGGTAAAGAGGTGATTCAGTTGGGCTGCAACAACGGTCGCGAAAGTCTGTCGCTGTTCGCCCTCGGCGCGCGCGGGGTGGTCGGTGTCGATCAGTCGGTGGCGTTTCTTGAGCAGGCGCGCGAGCTGAACAAGCGTTCAGCACACAACGCCGAATTCATCGAAACCGATATCCATCACCTGCCGGCGTCGCTGCACAATCGCTTCGACGTGGCGTTGATCACTATCGGTGTACTGAACTGGATGCCCGATATCGGCGAGTTTTTCCGCCACGTCGCCTCGACGCTGAAACCTGGCGGCAAACTGGTGATCTACGAAACCCACCCGTTTCTGGAAATGGTCGACCCTGATGCGGCCGATCCGTTTCGCCTGGCCAGTTCGTATTTCCGCGCCGAGCCTTTCGTGCAGGAAGAGCCGATTGTCTATGTCGGCAAGGTCGAGCAGCAGGCAGCAAAGTCGTACTGGTTTGTGCACAACCTCGGCGCGATCTTCAGCGGCGCGATTGCGGCGGGGCTGAACATTGCGCATTTCAAGGAATACCCGCATTCGAATCGGGAAGAGTTGTATGACCGGTATCTGAATCAGGAAGCGCAGATGCCGATGTGCTTTACCCTGGTCGCCACCAGGATTTGA
- a CDS encoding type II toxin-antitoxin system RelE/ParE family toxin translates to MNYLIRQTAVFQAWHQSVRDLRARVAIARRIDRASNGNLGDVKSVGDGVSEMRVDVGAGFRVYFTIRDGAVIVLLAGGDKSSQSADIRRAQKMAKEV, encoded by the coding sequence ATGAATTATCTTATTCGACAAACAGCGGTCTTCCAGGCTTGGCACCAATCGGTTCGAGACCTTCGAGCCAGGGTGGCCATCGCTCGACGCATTGATCGGGCCTCAAATGGGAATCTCGGCGATGTTAAATCAGTGGGTGATGGCGTATCTGAAATGCGCGTAGATGTGGGTGCGGGCTTTCGGGTGTATTTCACGATACGTGACGGTGCAGTCATCGTTCTATTGGCTGGAGGCGACAAATCTTCACAAAGCGCAGACATCCGACGCGCACAAAAAATGGCTAAGGAGGTTTAA
- a CDS encoding addiction module antidote protein codes for MSQTLTNFDVAALLDSDEAISEYLSQVLADGDNEEFLRAIGYVLKARGMTQIAKKSGMGRESLYKAFAPGAKPRFDTVLRVMHALGIELCAQPGHAITHPIV; via the coding sequence ATGAGCCAGACGTTGACGAATTTCGACGTGGCAGCATTGCTGGACAGTGACGAAGCCATCAGCGAATACCTGTCTCAGGTTCTTGCAGATGGGGATAACGAAGAGTTTCTTCGCGCAATCGGCTATGTGCTCAAAGCGCGCGGAATGACGCAGATCGCCAAGAAATCAGGTATGGGTCGGGAAAGTCTGTACAAGGCGTTCGCGCCGGGTGCGAAACCGCGCTTCGACACGGTTTTGAGAGTCATGCATGCCCTCGGCATCGAACTGTGTGCACAGCCGGGGCATGCGATCACTCATCCAATTGTTTGA
- a CDS encoding LysR family transcriptional regulator, which produces MNPFEDMRIFCQVMDSGSFTAAADQLGLSKQFVSRRLMQLEERLGVRLLNRSTRRLDVTPLGQSYYESALRLLVEVEQVEQGIAGQTAEPRGTIRISAPLSFAVAHLGCLLPLFLQRYREVTVEVDLSDRPVDLLGEGYDLALRIGVLEDSTLIARRIASIDRVYCASPAYLAERGTPLKPEDLLSHDCLPYGHGRSVQWRFNAGQGKPLLVNVSGRMRVNNGELLRDAAVQGMGITYLPTFIVGAALKDGRLVPVLDDLRPEPLTLSAVYPQHRQASRPVQALVEFLRERLNQTNVAL; this is translated from the coding sequence ATGAACCCGTTCGAAGACATGCGTATTTTTTGCCAGGTGATGGACTCCGGCAGCTTCACCGCCGCCGCCGATCAACTGGGTCTGTCCAAGCAGTTCGTCAGCCGCCGCTTGATGCAACTCGAAGAGCGGCTCGGCGTGCGCTTGCTCAATCGCTCGACCCGGCGCCTCGACGTCACGCCGCTGGGTCAGAGCTATTACGAGTCAGCGTTACGCTTGCTTGTGGAGGTGGAACAGGTCGAGCAGGGCATTGCCGGGCAGACCGCCGAGCCACGCGGGACGATCCGTATCAGTGCGCCGCTGTCGTTTGCCGTGGCGCATCTCGGTTGCCTGCTGCCGCTGTTCTTGCAGCGTTATCGTGAGGTCACGGTGGAAGTCGATTTGAGCGATCGGCCGGTGGACCTGTTAGGCGAGGGCTATGACCTGGCGTTGCGTATTGGTGTGCTGGAAGACTCGACGCTGATCGCCAGGCGCATCGCGTCGATTGATCGGGTGTACTGCGCAAGCCCCGCGTATCTGGCCGAGCGCGGTACACCGCTCAAGCCTGAGGACCTGCTCAGCCACGACTGCCTGCCTTATGGCCACGGGCGCTCGGTGCAATGGCGGTTCAATGCGGGACAGGGCAAGCCGTTGCTGGTGAATGTCAGCGGGCGCATGCGCGTCAATAACGGCGAATTGCTCAGGGACGCAGCGGTGCAGGGGATGGGGATTACCTATCTGCCAACGTTCATCGTCGGCGCGGCGCTGAAGGACGGGCGCTTGGTGCCGGTGCTGGATGATCTTCGTCCGGAGCCGCTGACGTTATCGGCGGTGTATCCGCAGCATCGCCAGGCGTCGCGCCCGGTGCAGGCACTGGTTGAATTCCTGCGCGAACGTCTGAATCAAACCAATGTCGCCCTCTAA
- a CDS encoding alpha/beta hydrolase yields MNLVKKTLTASLLALSIGNAFAAEGTGVEHNTQAFLDALAAGGGKPLEQLSPKDARAVLTGAQASVKVDLSGVEVSDKAITVDGQTLNLKVVRPAKVKGELPVFMFFHGGGWVLGDYPTHQRLIRDLVVGSGAVAVYVDYTPSPEAQYPTAINQAYAATKWVAEHGKDIGVDGKRLAVAGNSVGGNMAAVVALMAKEQKAPALRFQLLMWPVTNAQFDDGSYQQFAEGHFLTKGMMKWFWDNYTTNPAERAQIHASPLNASAEQLKGLPAALVQTAEFDVLRDEGEGYARHLDAAGVAVTSVRYNGMIHDFGLLNPLSQIPEVKAAVRQAAAELKTHLQP; encoded by the coding sequence ATGAACCTCGTCAAGAAAACCCTGACCGCGTCCCTCCTCGCCCTGTCCATCGGCAACGCTTTCGCCGCCGAAGGTACGGGTGTCGAACACAACACCCAGGCCTTCCTCGATGCCCTCGCCGCCGGCGGTGGCAAACCTCTGGAGCAACTGAGCCCGAAAGACGCCCGTGCGGTACTGACCGGTGCTCAGGCGTCGGTGAAGGTTGACCTCTCCGGTGTGGAAGTCAGCGACAAGGCGATCACGGTGGACGGCCAGACGCTCAACCTGAAAGTGGTGCGTCCGGCCAAGGTCAAAGGCGAGTTGCCGGTGTTCATGTTCTTCCACGGTGGTGGCTGGGTGCTGGGTGATTATCCAACCCACCAGCGGCTGATTCGTGACCTGGTGGTGGGCTCCGGCGCTGTCGCGGTTTACGTCGATTACACGCCTTCGCCGGAAGCGCAGTACCCGACCGCAATCAATCAGGCATACGCCGCGACGAAATGGGTGGCCGAGCACGGCAAGGACATTGGCGTCGACGGCAAGCGCCTGGCGGTGGCCGGCAACAGCGTCGGTGGCAACATGGCCGCAGTCGTCGCGCTGATGGCCAAGGAACAGAAAGCTCCGGCCCTGCGCTTCCAACTGTTGATGTGGCCAGTGACCAACGCGCAGTTTGACGACGGCTCGTACCAGCAATTTGCCGAGGGCCACTTCCTCACCAAAGGCATGATGAAATGGTTCTGGGACAACTACACGACCAACCCGGCCGAGCGTGCGCAGATCCACGCTTCGCCACTCAATGCCAGCGCCGAACAGCTCAAAGGCTTGCCCGCCGCCCTGGTGCAGACCGCCGAATTCGACGTGTTGCGTGATGAAGGCGAAGGCTATGCGCGGCACCTCGATGCGGCGGGCGTGGCGGTGACCTCGGTGCGTTACAACGGGATGATTCATGACTTTGGTTTGCTTAATCCGCTGAGTCAGATCCCCGAGGTGAAAGCGGCGGTGCGTCAGGCGGCGGCTGAGCTGAAGACGCACTTGCAGCCTTGA
- a CDS encoding mechanosensitive ion channel family protein gives MSFLLAHLLSWSAALLLLDGLLWHFTPFSHRAPRVGVRLVLFLAFSALVINAGVSPLQAPLFANDPVGQLGATALGILWWLYAARVLTEVIGLILMRRIGHSGRLLQDVIGALVFLAAIVAAAGYVLELPVKGLLATSGVVAIVVGLALQSTLADVFSGIVLNTTKPYQVDDFVVIDGVEGKVLDIDWRATHLLTSAGTMAVVPNSVAAKAKIVNLSRPSNMHGVSISIQVPNHIRPRRVLDALDRTLQGSSSLLLTPAPKAVLKEAGETMSEYVASGFIAELSKKGEVRNQLFDLAHRHLEAAGISRHPDGVIEPSTRARALLDEVKIFRSLSPEERDRLAESMVAQQYAAGQVVLGLDDVPESLFVIATGVVSATVPDGEGQTEAGRMGPSEVMGEQSILADTPSQATFTALTSSIIYRLDKGLTRQCMEQRSEVGRALNKLQAVRQQNSHLALLAKTAPSRKGGFLGWLQKR, from the coding sequence ATGTCCTTCCTTCTTGCTCACCTGCTGTCCTGGAGCGCTGCTCTGCTCTTGCTCGATGGTCTGCTCTGGCACTTCACGCCTTTTTCGCATCGTGCGCCGCGAGTGGGTGTGCGACTGGTGCTGTTTCTGGCGTTCAGCGCGTTGGTGATCAATGCCGGTGTCAGCCCGTTGCAGGCGCCGCTGTTTGCCAATGACCCGGTCGGGCAACTCGGCGCGACGGCGTTGGGCATTCTCTGGTGGCTGTACGCCGCGCGTGTACTCACCGAAGTCATCGGTCTGATCCTGATGCGCCGCATCGGCCACAGCGGGCGTTTGCTGCAGGACGTGATTGGTGCGCTGGTGTTTTTGGCGGCCATCGTTGCGGCTGCCGGTTATGTGCTGGAGTTGCCGGTCAAAGGTTTGCTCGCGACCTCCGGGGTGGTCGCCATCGTCGTCGGTCTGGCGCTGCAAAGCACCCTCGCCGACGTATTTTCCGGGATCGTCCTCAACACCACCAAGCCGTATCAAGTGGACGACTTCGTAGTGATCGACGGCGTCGAAGGCAAAGTCCTCGACATCGACTGGCGCGCCACGCATCTGCTGACCAGCGCCGGCACTATGGCCGTGGTGCCGAACTCGGTGGCGGCCAAGGCGAAGATCGTCAACCTCAGCCGGCCGAGCAACATGCACGGCGTGTCGATCAGCATCCAGGTCCCGAACCACATTCGCCCGCGCCGAGTGCTCGATGCCCTCGACCGTACGCTGCAAGGCAGCAGCAGTCTGCTGCTGACCCCAGCACCCAAAGCCGTGTTGAAAGAGGCTGGCGAAACCATGTCGGAATACGTCGCCAGCGGCTTCATCGCCGAGTTGAGCAAGAAAGGCGAAGTGCGCAATCAACTGTTCGACCTCGCCCACCGTCATCTCGAAGCGGCCGGGATTTCGCGGCATCCGGACGGCGTGATCGAGCCGTCGACCCGCGCCCGCGCATTGCTGGATGAGGTGAAAATCTTCCGTTCGCTGAGCCCCGAGGAACGGGATCGTCTGGCTGAATCGATGGTCGCGCAGCAGTACGCGGCGGGCCAGGTGGTGCTGGGTCTGGATGACGTGCCGGAAAGTCTTTTTGTGATCGCCACGGGCGTGGTCAGTGCGACCGTGCCGGACGGTGAAGGGCAGACCGAGGCCGGGCGTATGGGGCCAAGTGAAGTCATGGGCGAGCAGAGTATTCTCGCGGATACGCCGTCGCAGGCTACGTTCACGGCGCTGACGTCTTCGATCATTTATCGACTCGACAAGGGGCTGACGCGCCAGTGCATGGAGCAGCGCAGTGAGGTCGGTCGGGCATTGAATAAGTTGCAGGCGGTAAGGCAGCAGAACAGTCATCTGGCGTTGCTGGCGAAAACCGCGCCGTCGCGCAAAGGCGGATTTCTTGGTTGGCTGCAAAAACGCTGA
- the ycaC gene encoding isochorismate family cysteine hydrolase YcaC, protein MSVPYKRLNKDDAVVLLVDHQTGLISLVQDFTPNEFKNNVLALGDIAKFFKLPTILTTSFDAGPNGPIVPELREQFPDAPFIQRPGQINAWDNEDFVKAIKATGRKQLIIAGVVTDVCVAFPTLSAIAEGYEVFVVTDSSGTFNTTVQQAAWARMSAAGAHLLNWFSVACELQGDWRNDMEGLAHLLSERLPNYRNLINSYTKFTAK, encoded by the coding sequence ATGAGCGTTCCTTACAAGCGTCTGAACAAAGATGATGCGGTTGTGCTGCTGGTCGACCACCAGACCGGTCTGATCTCGCTGGTGCAGGACTTCACGCCGAACGAGTTCAAGAACAACGTGCTGGCACTGGGTGACATCGCCAAGTTCTTCAAACTGCCGACCATTCTGACCACCAGTTTCGACGCCGGTCCCAACGGCCCGATCGTGCCTGAACTGCGCGAGCAATTCCCGGACGCACCATTCATCCAGCGTCCAGGCCAGATCAATGCCTGGGACAACGAAGATTTCGTCAAAGCGATCAAGGCCACCGGACGCAAGCAACTGATCATCGCCGGTGTGGTGACTGACGTGTGTGTGGCGTTCCCGACCTTGTCGGCCATCGCTGAAGGCTACGAAGTGTTTGTGGTGACCGACTCGTCCGGCACCTTCAACACCACCGTGCAACAAGCGGCGTGGGCGCGGATGTCGGCGGCCGGTGCACACCTGTTGAACTGGTTCTCGGTGGCGTGCGAGCTGCAGGGTGACTGGCGCAACGACATGGAAGGTCTGGCGCACCTGCTGTCGGAACGTCTGCCGAACTACCGCAACCTGATCAACAGCTACACCAAGTTCACGGCCAAGTAA
- a CDS encoding amidohydrolase, whose translation MSADLILFNGQFHTVDRTKPLASAVAIKDGRFVVVGNDTQAMALRGPASQVIDMHGRCVIPGLNDSHLHLIRGGLNYNLELRWEGVPSLADALRMLKDQADRTPTPQWVRVVGGWNEFQFAEKRMPTLEELNQAAPDTPVFVLHLYDRALLNRAALRVAGYTRDTPNPPGGEIVRDANGNPTGMLVAKPNAMILYSTLAKGPKLPLEYQVNSTRQFMRELNRLGLTSAIDAGGGFQNYPDDYQVIEQLAKDDQLTVRIAYNLFTQKPKEELTDFQNWTGSVKLHQGDDYLRHNGAGEMLVFSAADFEDFLEPRPDLPQTMEAELEPVVRHLVEQRWPFRLHATYNESISRILDVFEKVNRDIPFNGLPWFFDHAETITPQNIERVKALGGGIAIQDRMAFQGEYFVDRYGKQAAEATPPIKRMLAEGVPVGAGTDATRVSSYNPWTSLYWMVSGRTVGGLALYEEGLPRTTALELFTHGSAWFSSEQGKKGQIKVGQLADLAALSADFFHVEEEAIKWIESVLTVVGGKIVYAAGDFADLGPASVPVLPDWSPVVKVPGHWRPNSPLQAQVHQCVGACAVHSHSHEKARLSNAPVSDFAGFWGAFGCSCFAF comes from the coding sequence ATGAGCGCCGATCTGATTCTCTTCAATGGTCAATTTCATACCGTCGACCGCACCAAGCCTCTGGCCAGCGCCGTGGCAATCAAGGACGGCCGCTTCGTGGTCGTCGGCAACGATACCCAGGCCATGGCCCTGCGCGGCCCGGCCTCACAAGTGATCGACATGCACGGTCGCTGCGTTATCCCCGGCCTCAACGACTCGCACTTGCACCTGATCCGTGGCGGTCTGAACTACAACCTCGAACTGCGCTGGGAAGGCGTGCCGTCGCTGGCCGATGCGCTGCGCATGCTCAAGGATCAGGCCGACCGCACGCCGACCCCGCAATGGGTGCGTGTGGTCGGCGGCTGGAACGAATTCCAGTTCGCCGAAAAACGCATGCCGACCCTCGAAGAACTCAACCAGGCTGCACCGGACACCCCGGTGTTCGTCCTACACCTGTACGACCGTGCGCTGCTCAACCGTGCCGCGTTGCGCGTGGCCGGTTACACCCGTGACACGCCGAACCCGCCGGGCGGCGAGATCGTCCGTGACGCCAATGGCAACCCGACCGGCATGCTGGTGGCCAAACCCAACGCGATGATTCTCTATTCGACGCTGGCCAAGGGACCGAAGCTGCCGCTGGAGTATCAGGTCAACTCGACCCGCCAGTTCATGCGCGAACTCAACCGCCTCGGCCTGACCAGTGCGATCGATGCCGGCGGCGGTTTCCAGAACTACCCCGACGATTATCAGGTGATCGAACAACTGGCCAAGGACGACCAGTTGACCGTGCGCATCGCCTACAACCTGTTCACCCAGAAACCCAAGGAAGAGCTGACCGATTTCCAGAACTGGACCGGCAGCGTCAAGTTGCATCAGGGCGACGACTACCTGCGCCACAACGGCGCCGGCGAGATGCTGGTGTTCTCGGCGGCGGATTTCGAAGATTTCCTCGAACCGCGCCCGGACCTGCCGCAAACCATGGAAGCCGAGCTGGAGCCGGTGGTGCGGCACCTCGTCGAGCAGCGCTGGCCGTTCCGTTTGCACGCCACTTACAACGAATCGATCAGCCGCATACTCGACGTGTTCGAGAAGGTCAATCGCGACATTCCGTTCAACGGTCTGCCGTGGTTCTTCGACCACGCTGAAACCATCACTCCGCAGAACATCGAACGGGTGAAAGCACTGGGCGGCGGCATCGCGATTCAGGATCGCATGGCGTTCCAGGGCGAATACTTTGTCGACCGTTACGGCAAGCAGGCCGCCGAAGCGACACCGCCGATCAAACGCATGCTCGCCGAAGGCGTGCCGGTCGGCGCGGGTACCGATGCGACGCGGGTTTCCAGCTACAACCCGTGGACGTCGCTGTACTGGATGGTCAGCGGCCGCACCGTCGGTGGCCTGGCGTTGTACGAAGAAGGTTTGCCGCGCACCACTGCGCTGGAATTGTTCACTCACGGCAGCGCGTGGTTCTCCTCGGAGCAGGGCAAGAAAGGCCAGATCAAGGTCGGGCAACTGGCGGATCTGGCGGCGCTGAGCGCGGATTTCTTCCACGTCGAAGAAGAAGCGATCAAGTGGATCGAGTCAGTGCTGACCGTGGTCGGCGGCAAGATCGTCTACGCCGCCGGCGACTTCGCGGACCTCGGCCCGGCCAGCGTGCCGGTGCTGCCGGACTGGTCGCCAGTGGTGAAAGTCCCGGGCCACTGGCGGCCGAATTCGCCATTGCAGGCGCAGGTTCACCAATGCGTCGGCGCCTGCGCGGTGCACTCGCACAGCCATGAAAAAGCGCGGTTGTCGAACGCGCCGGTCAGTGATTTCGCCGGTTTCTGGGGCGCGTTCGGCTGTTCCTGCTTCGCTTTCTGA
- a CDS encoding antibiotic biosynthesis monooxygenase translates to MPEVLSPKAPGSDETVTLIVKHRVKAGFETAYEAWLRNIVRVAGQREGHLGVDVVRGKLAGLDAYTCVLRFCSTEAMQLWLESPQRQALVDEATPMLADGDQTEVAPINEFWFAPLADAASPPPRWKQAVITLLVILPHTLLVPLIWGPLLKLHPLLSNYVVATFLITLTIVLSVVYVFMPRVTRLFAPWLEASQAHTHVEPTEHPSR, encoded by the coding sequence ATGCCTGAAGTCCTGAGTCCAAAAGCACCGGGGTCCGATGAGACCGTGACGCTGATCGTCAAACATCGGGTCAAGGCTGGATTCGAAACCGCCTATGAAGCCTGGCTGCGCAATATTGTGCGGGTGGCGGGGCAGCGCGAAGGGCATCTGGGCGTGGACGTCGTGCGCGGCAAGCTCGCCGGGCTCGATGCTTATACCTGCGTGCTGCGCTTTTGTTCGACCGAGGCGATGCAGTTGTGGCTGGAGTCGCCGCAGCGTCAGGCGCTGGTCGATGAAGCCACGCCGATGCTCGCCGATGGCGATCAGACCGAGGTCGCGCCGATCAACGAATTCTGGTTTGCACCGCTGGCCGATGCCGCTTCGCCGCCGCCGCGCTGGAAACAGGCGGTGATCACCCTGCTGGTGATTCTGCCGCATACCTTGCTGGTGCCGCTGATCTGGGGGCCGCTGCTCAAGCTGCACCCGCTGCTTTCCAACTACGTGGTTGCGACGTTCCTGATCACCCTGACCATCGTGCTGTCGGTGGTGTACGTGTTTATGCCCCGCGTGACCCGTCTGTTCGCGCCGTGGCTGGAAGCCAGTCAGGCGCATACCCACGTCGAACCCACAGAACACCCGTCACGCTGA
- a CDS encoding DoxX family protein yields the protein MNAIQNDERARDVGLLFLRVSGGLFLLWVHGLPKLLDFTVQLALIEDPFHLGAHLTLCLAIFAEVLCPLLIVAGLLVRLACLPILFVLLVALLVVHPQWSVAEGQFGWLLLILFATVFIAGPGRLALNVRLPGVLRYA from the coding sequence ATGAACGCCATACAAAACGATGAACGGGCGCGCGACGTCGGTTTGCTGTTTCTGCGGGTCAGCGGCGGATTGTTTCTGCTGTGGGTGCACGGCTTGCCGAAGTTGCTCGATTTCACCGTGCAATTGGCGCTGATCGAAGATCCTTTCCACCTCGGCGCCCACCTGACCTTGTGTCTGGCGATCTTCGCCGAAGTCCTCTGTCCGCTACTGATCGTCGCCGGCTTACTGGTGAGATTGGCGTGCTTGCCTATTCTGTTTGTGCTGCTGGTGGCGCTGTTGGTTGTGCATCCGCAATGGAGTGTGGCCGAGGGGCAGTTCGGCTGGTTGCTGTTGATCCTGTTTGCCACTGTGTTTATCGCCGGGCCGGGACGTCTGGCGCTCAATGTCCGTTTGCCCGGAGTGCTGCGTTATGCCTGA
- a CDS encoding LysR family transcriptional regulator has translation MNRNDLRRVDMNLLVIFEALMFEKNLTRVAEKLFMGQPAVSAALGRLRDLFDDPLLLRNGRGMEPTARALAILKELQPAMDVISGAVSRAKEFEPASSCEVFRIGLSDDAEFGLFPPLLRKLQQEAPGIVVVVRRANFLLMPALLASGEISVGVSYTTDLPANAKRKKLRDIPCKVLRGDDRPGPLTLDEYCERPHAMVSFSGDLSGNIDLDLAKLGRQRRVVLGVPQFSGLRALLAGTEMIATVPDYAACALVEGCALRAEDPPFPIEAAQLSMAWSGVHDNDPAEKWLRSRISQFMSATLEIEHR, from the coding sequence ATGAACCGTAACGATCTGCGTCGCGTCGACATGAACCTGCTGGTGATTTTCGAAGCGTTGATGTTCGAAAAGAACCTGACCCGCGTCGCCGAAAAATTGTTCATGGGCCAACCCGCCGTGAGTGCGGCGCTCGGCCGCCTGCGGGATCTGTTCGATGACCCGTTGCTGCTGCGCAACGGTCGCGGCATGGAACCCACCGCCCGCGCTCTGGCAATTCTCAAGGAACTGCAACCGGCCATGGACGTCATTTCCGGGGCGGTCAGTCGTGCCAAGGAGTTCGAACCGGCGAGCAGTTGCGAGGTGTTCCGCATCGGCCTCTCGGACGATGCCGAGTTCGGCCTGTTTCCGCCGTTGCTGCGCAAGCTTCAACAAGAGGCGCCGGGGATTGTCGTGGTGGTGCGCCGTGCCAATTTCCTGTTGATGCCGGCGCTGCTGGCGTCCGGGGAAATCTCCGTCGGTGTCAGCTACACCACCGATCTGCCCGCCAACGCCAAACGCAAGAAACTGCGCGACATTCCTTGCAAGGTCTTGCGCGGCGATGACCGCCCGGGTCCGCTGACACTGGACGAATACTGCGAACGCCCGCACGCAATGGTGTCGTTCTCCGGCGACTTGAGCGGCAACATCGATCTGGACCTGGCGAAGCTGGGCCGCCAGCGCCGCGTGGTTCTCGGCGTGCCGCAGTTCAGCGGTTTGCGCGCCTTGCTTGCCGGCACGGAAATGATCGCCACCGTCCCGGACTACGCCGCGTGCGCACTGGTTGAAGGCTGTGCGTTGCGTGCGGAAGATCCGCCGTTCCCGATCGAAGCAGCGCAGTTGTCGATGGCCTGGAGCGGGGTGCACGACAACGACCCTGCGGAGAAGTGGTTGCGGTCGCGGATCAGTCAGTTCATGTCGGCGACGCTGGAAATCGAACACAGGTAA
- a CDS encoding AraC family transcriptional regulator, with protein MAHLQPILALAPASEPRKSGIGGLSPQRVRQVKQLILDRLDESLEVSELARACSLSRSHFSRAFKCSTGLSPQDWIRSQRIARAKLLIQHTDLSLTQISLECGFCDQAHFCHMFTRSEGINPFAWRCQVMREHKSHHSTSSAF; from the coding sequence ATGGCTCATTTGCAACCTATCCTCGCCCTCGCCCCTGCCAGCGAACCGCGCAAAAGCGGGATCGGTGGCCTCAGCCCGCAACGCGTTCGCCAAGTGAAACAACTGATCCTCGACCGTCTGGACGAAAGCCTTGAAGTCAGCGAACTGGCCCGCGCCTGCTCGCTGTCGCGCAGCCACTTTTCCCGGGCCTTCAAGTGCAGCACCGGGCTGTCGCCGCAGGACTGGATCCGCAGCCAACGTATCGCCCGCGCCAAGCTTCTGATTCAGCACACCGACCTGAGCCTGACGCAAATCAGCCTGGAATGCGGCTTCTGCGATCAGGCGCATTTCTGCCACATGTTCACCCGCAGCGAAGGCATCAATCCGTTTGCCTGGCGCTGCCAAGTCATGCGTGAACACAAAAGCCACCACTCAACGTCCAGCGCGTTTTGA